Within the Tessaracoccus flavescens genome, the region CACGGCCTCGTTGATGTCGTTCATCCGGGCCTTTGCGAGCCAGGCCTTGTCGAAGCGCACCGAATCGGTGAGCCCGGCAAGCGAGAGGGTGACGGTGACGTTTCCGTGGGCGCTGGTGGCTGAGACCTGCTCACCCGAGAAGTCGGCCCAGCGGATGTACTCCGGGGCGCTCTGGGTGAGCTTGACTGCCTTGTCGAGGAGCGACTGGATCTTCTCTTCGATCTGCGGGTAGTCGTCCCACGTCAACGAGGGGTCGCCTTCGGGCTCTTCGAGGGCCGGGGGCTGCAGCGTCGGAACGTCTCCCACCCGCGCGTTCGCGAGGAAGAAGGCCTCTGCGAAGGCGTCCTCGAGTCGGTGGGTGCCGAGGCGATCCCTCCACCGTGTCGAGAGACGGACCTTCGTCAGGTGACGCGTGTCCTCATCGACCCAGATGCGCACGGAGCGTCTGGTGTCGGGGAATCCGTGGGCGAACTGCCACTCCCCTTGGAGTTCATCCGACTCTTCGTCGTCTGCCGGGTCCTCCTGCGAGTACCCGAGCGGTGCCAACAACTCGTCGTCGTCAATGGCGTCATAGCTCACCGTGTGGCCTCCCCTCTCACCGGGGTAAGTCTTACAGAGCCATGGGTCAGATAAAAGCCAAAACGGCATTGACCAGTCAGTTCATCGACGGGTCGTCTGTCCAGGACGACCATCTGCCGGTCGTCCCGCCCATCCGGCGCAGCACCCTTCGCCACAGCCCGTCCGGGTCGCCGAACACGTCCTCCGAACGAACCTGGGTCCGGAACCAGGATCCGCGGATCAGCTCGCCCTCCAGCTGCCCCGGCGACCAGGCCGACAGCCCCACGAAGACCCGCAGCTGGGTGAACGAACTGGCAAGCAGTTCGCTCGGATAGTTGACGTCGACGACTCCGATGTCGCCGGAGATGCGTTCCCAGCCCGGCGGCGGGGACTCGAGCGAGGCGGGCTCGCCCAGCGCCACGACGACGTCCTGGTTGACCGGGCCGCCCTCGAAGACCCGCACGGGAGGGCTCATCAGATCGGTGTAGTCGGAGAGCACGTTGCCGACGGGAATCTCCGACATGACGTTCAGACACAGACCGACCGTCGCACCGCCGCCTGCATCGCTCTGACGCTCGATGATCAGGACCACTGTGCGGTCGAAGTAGCCGCCACGTCCCGGTTGGGTGGCGACGAGCAACTGTCCGACGGCGACTGCTCCAGCGTGATCCACGTCTTTCACTGTACAAGCCGCTCCGGACGATTCCCGGGAAATGCCAAGTGCCCGCCGGCGGGGCGGGCACTTGGCGTGCAGGGGTGGAGGTGGCGGGAATTGAACCCGCGTCCTCGAGAGGTGAACCAGGGCTTCTCCGGGTGCAGCCGACGTAGGCGTTTTACTCGGTCCTTGCACTCATGTCGGCAAGTCGCAAACGGACCCAGTCTCAGTTAAGTCCCGAGCAGCCCCTGAAACACAGGCGGCTCAGCAAGCCTTCTGAATGAGGCCAGGAATCGGACGGAAGGCTCATCCGAGCTGACCCTTCGGTCGCTGATCAGGCAGCGAGAGCGAAGTTAGTGCGGTTGTTGTTGGCACTTATTGGTTTCCACGCAGCGTTAACGAGATAAGCGTGGATCCTCGACCCGCTTCCCCTGGAACTACCGTCCCGAGTCGAAACCAGTCACCCCCTGTTGAGTTGTTGCGTCCCCTAGTCTAGCGCGTGATCCCTGGCCTCGGAATCTGCGGCCGTGCGATGAGCGCGGGTTCGAGCATTCCGGTGGACTTCTGGCCGTTGAACGCACGAACGGAGGCCCAGATCGTCGAGCCGGCCCAGGCTGCCCAGGCGAGGAACATCAGGAAGTCGAGGCCCGTGATCCAGCTGAGCACCGAGGCCACGATCCCGACGACGAGGAAGGTGAGTTGGAGGCTCATCGCCCGCCCTGCCTCCCACCACAGGTGCGATCCGGGCTTCGTCGCGGCCTTGACGATGGCGGGGCCGATGAACGAGCTCACCAGTGCGGACAGGTGCACAAGGCCGGAGCCGACGTTCTCCACCGGCGAGGCCTGCCCCGGCGCCCTCGGGGTGAGGACGACGGGGGCGAGTCGGGCGAGGCCGGCGAGTGAACGGTTCAGTTCCAGTCGGTCGCGGGCCCCGAGCGCAAGGTCGAGCCGACGGTCGAGTTCCCTCTCGTTGATCGAGTTGTTGGCGTACATCGCCTGAAGGTGCGCGACCGCGCGGTCTCGCATCTGGTCGGTGACGCCTGAGAAGGGGGACTGTCCTGGCACGCTCATGCATCCATTGTCGCGTCTGGTGACGCGCCGCCCAACGGGGACTCACCCTGATTGAGCCCTGAGCCGGGTAAGACCCCAGCCAGGGTCAACTGCGGTTGTAGCGGTTGCGCACCGCCAGCGCCCGCTCAGCCTCACGCTTCGCGTCGCGCTCTGCGAGGTCTCGTCGCTTGTCCCAGTCCTTCTTGCCGGTCGCGACGGCGATCTCCACCTTCGCGTAGCCGTCCTTGAAGTAGATCGACAACGGCACGAGGGTGCGACCCGAGTTGTCGAGAGCGCGCGCGAGCTTGGTGATCTCCTGCCGGTGCAGGAGCAGTTTGCGGCTGCGTTTGGCGGAATGGTTGCGCCAGGTGCCGAACTCGTACTCGGGAATGTTGGCGTTGATCAGCCAGGCCTCGCCATGGTCGTCGACCGTCGCGTAGGCCTCGGCGATGGTGGCACGGCCGCGACGAAGGGTCTTGACCTCGGTGCCGGTCAGCACGAGGCCGGCCTCGTACACGTCACCTAGCTGGTACTCGTGCCGGGCCTTCTTGTTCTGCGCGACAAGCTTCTTGCCGATCTCCCTTGGCATCCGACAAGTATGTCACCTGTGGACTAGCCGAACCACTTCGCCATCGGGTTGACCAGGTTGCCGTTCTCCCACACCATCAGGTGGAGGTGGCAGCCGGTCGAGTAGCCGGTCGAGCCGACGTAGCCGATGACCTGCCCCTTCGACACCCTCTGACCGACGCTCACGACGTAGCGGGTGGCGTGGTTGTAGCCGGTGGTGACGTAGGAGCCGTTGACCGATCCGTGGTCGATCATCAGGCGGTTGCCGTACCCGCCGTTGTAGTAGCGCTCGCTGACCACTCCCCCGTAGGCGGCCTTGATCGGGGTGCCGCAGGAGGCGCCGAAGTCGGTGCCGTCGTGCAGCTTCCAGTAGCCGAGCACCGGGTGGAGGCGCATGCCGTACTTCGAGGTGATCCGGGCGGGGACCGGGTACATGAAGGCGGTGGAGCTGGAAGCGGTCGCGGTCGACTTCGAAGAGGTCGCCTTCGAAGCGGACTTCGTCGAGGTCGACTTCTGCGAGGTCGACTTCGACGAGCGGGAGGCAGCCGCGGCGCGGTCGGCTGCGGCCTTGTCGCGCGCTGCCTTCTCACGTGCGGCCTTCTCGCGGGCTGCCTTCTCCTTTGCGGCCTTCTCTGCTGCCGCCTTCTCGCGGGCGATGCGCTCTTGGATGCGCTTCTCGACCGAGGCGTTCTCCGCCTCGAGTTCCCGCTGCCGCTTCTCTTCGGCGACGACGTCTGCGTTGGCCTTCGCCTCGGCGGCGTCCTTCTCCTTCGACAGGCGGGTGACCTCGGCCTTGAGGTCCTCGGCCGCTTCCGTCTTGTCCTTAGAGTTCCGGAGCTGGGCTGCGGCCTTCTCGCGCGCGTCGGTCGCGTTCTTCTCGGCGGCGTCGGCCGCAGACTCGGCGTCCTCGAGGGTCAGGCGACGCATCTCGAGCTCGTCGAGTTCCTGCTGCGACGAGTCGAAGAGGGTCTCGGCGAGCTGGGCCCTCTGGTTGAGGTTGGAGGTGCTCACGTCGGAGAAGATCAGAGCGAGGTTCAGCAGCCCGTTGTTCTGCTGGGTGGTGACGAGGATCTCCTCGTCGAGCCGCTTATTCACCGAGTCGAGGGCGGCCCGGGCCGCGGCGACGTCGGCCTTTGCCTGCTTCAGCTCGGCCTCCGCGACGCGCAGCTCCTCGGCGCGTGTGGCGTCGAGCTCCTCCGCCTTCTT harbors:
- a CDS encoding M23 family metallopeptidase — its product is MNRDLPPSPVRRPLTTRIARGIVAAAVTVTIACSGWLPATADQLDDRKDELNKEMAAQAVAVDEAHAHRSAAVDAAAEARQHLADAEAALARAESEQKKAEELDATRAEELRVAEAELKQAKADVAAARAALDSVNKRLDEEILVTTQQNNGLLNLALIFSDVSTSNLNQRAQLAETLFDSSQQELDELEMRRLTLEDAESAADAAEKNATDAREKAAAQLRNSKDKTEAAEDLKAEVTRLSKEKDAAEAKANADVVAEEKRQRELEAENASVEKRIQERIAREKAAAEKAAKEKAAREKAAREKAARDKAAADRAAAASRSSKSTSQKSTSTKSASKATSSKSTATASSSTAFMYPVPARITSKYGMRLHPVLGYWKLHDGTDFGASCGTPIKAAYGGVVSERYYNGGYGNRLMIDHGSVNGSYVTTGYNHATRYVVSVGQRVSKGQVIGYVGSTGYSTGCHLHLMVWENGNLVNPMAKWFG
- the smpB gene encoding SsrA-binding protein SmpB, whose amino-acid sequence is MPREIGKKLVAQNKKARHEYQLGDVYEAGLVLTGTEVKTLRRGRATIAEAYATVDDHGEAWLINANIPEYEFGTWRNHSAKRSRKLLLHRQEITKLARALDNSGRTLVPLSIYFKDGYAKVEIAVATGKKDWDKRRDLAERDAKREAERALAVRNRYNRS
- a CDS encoding YqgE/AlgH family protein, which produces MDHAGAVAVGQLLVATQPGRGGYFDRTVVLIIERQSDAGGGATVGLCLNVMSEIPVGNVLSDYTDLMSPPVRVFEGGPVNQDVVVALGEPASLESPPPGWERISGDIGVVDVNYPSELLASSFTQLRVFVGLSAWSPGQLEGELIRGSWFRTQVRSEDVFGDPDGLWRRVLRRMGGTTGRWSSWTDDPSMN
- a CDS encoding DUF1707 and DUF4870 domain-containing protein; this translates as MSVPGQSPFSGVTDQMRDRAVAHLQAMYANNSINERELDRRLDLALGARDRLELNRSLAGLARLAPVVLTPRAPGQASPVENVGSGLVHLSALVSSFIGPAIVKAATKPGSHLWWEAGRAMSLQLTFLVVGIVASVLSWITGLDFLMFLAWAAWAGSTIWASVRAFNGQKSTGMLEPALIARPQIPRPGITR